One window from the genome of Streptomyces sp. NBC_00708 encodes:
- the rsmH gene encoding 16S rRNA (cytosine(1402)-N(4))-methyltransferase RsmH: MSQTRHVPVMLQRCLDLLAPALEAPGPQPPVVVDCTLGLGGHSEALLAAFPTARLIALDRDKEALRLSGERLAPYGDRATLVHAVYDELPEVLERLGVPKVQGILFDLGVSSMQLDESGRGFAYARDAPLDMRMDQTTGISAAEVLNTYPPGELVRILRAYGEEKQAKRIVSAVVREREKEPFTNSARLVELIREALPQAAMRTGGNPAKRTFQALRIEVNGELTVLERAIPAAVASLAVGGRIAVLAYQSLEDRLVKQVLAAGAANTAPPGLPVVPERYQPRLKLLTRGAELPTEEEVAENRRAAPARLRGAQRIREDER, translated from the coding sequence ATGAGCCAGACCCGACACGTCCCGGTGATGCTCCAGCGATGCCTGGACCTGTTGGCACCGGCTCTGGAGGCGCCCGGCCCCCAGCCCCCCGTAGTCGTCGACTGCACCCTCGGCCTGGGCGGACACAGCGAGGCGCTGCTCGCCGCGTTCCCCACCGCCCGGCTGATCGCCCTGGACCGGGACAAGGAGGCCCTGCGCCTCTCCGGCGAGCGGCTCGCCCCCTACGGCGACCGCGCGACCCTGGTGCACGCGGTCTACGACGAACTGCCCGAGGTGCTCGAACGGCTCGGCGTCCCCAAGGTGCAGGGCATCCTGTTCGACCTCGGCGTCTCCTCGATGCAGCTGGACGAGTCCGGCCGGGGCTTCGCCTACGCCCGCGACGCACCGCTCGACATGCGCATGGACCAGACGACCGGCATAAGCGCCGCCGAGGTCCTCAACACCTACCCGCCGGGCGAACTGGTGCGCATCCTGCGCGCGTACGGCGAGGAGAAGCAGGCGAAGCGCATCGTCTCCGCCGTCGTGCGCGAGCGCGAGAAGGAACCCTTCACCAACAGCGCCCGGCTCGTCGAGCTGATCCGCGAGGCCCTGCCGCAGGCCGCCATGCGCACCGGAGGCAACCCCGCCAAGCGCACCTTCCAGGCGCTGCGCATCGAGGTCAACGGCGAGCTCACGGTCCTGGAGCGGGCCATTCCGGCCGCCGTGGCCTCCCTCGCCGTCGGCGGGCGCATCGCGGTCCTCGCGTACCAGTCCCTGGAGGACCGGCTGGTCAAGCAGGTGCTCGCGGCGGGCGCCGCCAACACCGCCCCGCCCGGCCTGCCCGTCGTCCCCGAGCGCTACCAGCCCCGGCTGAAGCTGCTCACCCGCGGCGCCGAACTCCCCACCGAGGAGGAGGTCGCCGAGAACCGCCGCGCCGCCCCCGCCCGGCTGCGCGGCGCCCAGCGCATCCGTGAGGACGAGCGGTGA
- a CDS encoding carbonic anhydrase: MSTSAHSPAEPAATVTDRLVEANGRYASEFKDPGMDAKPVLQVAVVACMDARLDLHKALGLSLGDCHTIRNAGGVVTDDVIRSLAISQRALGTRSIVLIHHTGCGMESITEDFRQELEHEVGQRPSWAVEAYTDADQDVRQSMQRARTSPFLKYTDDVRGFVFDVTTGKLREVLPVS; encoded by the coding sequence ATGTCGACTTCCGCGCACTCCCCCGCCGAGCCCGCCGCCACGGTCACCGACCGCCTGGTCGAGGCGAACGGCCGTTACGCCTCAGAGTTCAAGGACCCCGGGATGGACGCCAAGCCGGTGCTCCAGGTCGCCGTGGTCGCCTGCATGGACGCCCGGCTCGACCTGCACAAGGCCCTCGGCCTGTCGCTGGGCGACTGTCACACCATCCGTAACGCGGGCGGGGTGGTCACCGACGACGTCATCCGTTCGCTGGCGATCAGCCAGCGGGCACTGGGCACGCGCAGCATCGTCCTGATCCACCACACGGGCTGCGGCATGGAGTCGATCACGGAGGACTTCCGCCAGGAGCTGGAGCACGAGGTCGGGCAGCGGCCGTCGTGGGCCGTGGAGGCCTACACCGACGCCGACCAGGACGTGCGGCAGTCGATGCAGCGGGCCCGCACCTCACCGTTCCTCAAGTACACCGACGATGTGCGCGGTTTCGTCTTCGACGTGACCACCGGCAAGCTGCGCGAGGTCCTGCCGGTCTCCTGA
- a CDS encoding cell division protein FtsL, with the protein MPAGPSTAARTPFVLLVVLLLGGGLITLLLLNSALNEGSFKLSELKKRTTELTDEQQALQRDVDASFEPDALARRARELGMVPGGGPAFLDPDGTVRGVPSKAPPAPVVAPPPTTPAPPEPSAGTPSPTPTGTAATTPAPGTAAAGPGGSTASGTPAAQPSTSPGR; encoded by the coding sequence ATGCCCGCCGGGCCGAGCACCGCGGCCCGGACCCCGTTCGTCCTGCTGGTCGTCCTGCTCCTCGGCGGCGGTCTGATCACCCTGCTGCTGCTCAACTCCGCGCTCAACGAAGGCTCCTTCAAGCTGAGCGAGCTGAAGAAGCGGACCACCGAGCTGACCGACGAACAGCAGGCTCTCCAGCGTGACGTCGACGCGTCCTTCGAGCCCGACGCCCTGGCGCGCCGCGCCCGTGAGCTGGGCATGGTCCCCGGCGGCGGCCCTGCCTTCCTCGACCCGGACGGCACGGTCAGGGGCGTCCCGTCCAAGGCGCCGCCGGCCCCGGTCGTCGCGCCCCCGCCGACCACCCCCGCTCCTCCCGAGCCCTCCGCCGGCACCCCCTCGCCCACCCCCACGGGGACCGCGGCCACCACCCCGGCGCCCGGCACCGCCGCGGCCGGACCCGGCGGGTCCACGGCCTCCGGCACACCGGCAGCACAGCCCTCCACGAGTCCCGGCAGGTGA